The Malus domestica chromosome 10, GDT2T_hap1 genome contains a region encoding:
- the LOC103445964 gene encoding plasma membrane-associated cation-binding protein 1, whose product MGYWQTKVLPKIKKVFETKTSTKKAAAAEACKSFDDSKEEITKEFEEKKAELQAKVIELYEACSAEIKTLVKERKESGLKKYSAAVLKFLEELAKIEFPGSKPVSDASSKYGPAYVSGPVFFVFEKVSTFTVTEEKVEPPPLPAEAAKTEEETSGSVKEKEIVIEEEKKEEVVEEKKEEVVVEEKEEEVEKPKPTKPDAAAEAPPPKVEESAAAEPPKP is encoded by the exons ATGGGTTATTGGCAAACAAAGGTGCTTCCAAAGATCAAGAAGGTGTTTGAGACCAAAACCAGTACAAAAAAGGCTGCTGCTGCTGAGGCTTGCAAGTCCTTTGATGACTCCAAG GAGGAAATAACCAAGGAGTTTGAAGAAAAGAAGGCTGAACTTCAAGCAAAAGTAATTGAATTATATGAAGCTTGCTCAGCTGAAATCAAG ACTTTGGTTAAGGAGCGCAAGGAGTCAGGGTTGAAGAAGTATTCAGCTGCTGTCCTCAAGTTCCTTGAAGAGTTGGCTAAAATTG AATTCCCAGGATCCAAACCAGTATCAGACGCCTCTTCAAAATATGGGCCAGCCTATGTTTCAGGTCCAGTTTTCTTTGTGTTTGAGAAGGTGTCAACATTCACTGTGACTGAGGAGAAGGTGGAGCCGCCACCGCTGCCAGCAGAAGCAGCAAAAACGGAGGAGGAAACAAGTGGTAGTGTAAAAGAAAAGGAGATAGTGattgaagaagagaagaaagaagaggtggtggaggagaagaaagaagaggtagtggtggaggagaaagaggaggaggttGAGAAACCTAAACCTACCAAGCCAGATGCTGCTGCTGAGGCTCCTCCTCCCAAGGTGGAGGAATCTGCTGCTGCAGAACCACCAAAGCCTTAG
- the LOC103445965 gene encoding DNA replication licensing factor MCM6 has translation MEAYGGYLVDEKAVRVESIFVDFLKNFRIAGGGGEAYYEAEIEAMAANESSTMFIDFSHVMVFNNLLQKAISDEFLRFEPYLKNACKTFVTQLRPNFISDDTNKDINVAFFNLPVSKRLRELTTAEIGKLVSVKGVVTRTSEVRPELLHGTFKCLECGGVIKNVEQQFKYTEPTICVNATCSNRARWALLRQESKFADWQRVRMQETSKEIPAGSLPRSLDVIIRHEIVEKARAGDTVIFTGTVVVIPDIMALASPGDRAECSRQASQRNGSMAGHEGVRGLKALGVRDLSYRLAFIANSVQISDGRQDTDVRNRKKDADDDDNQQFTEEEKDEVQRMRNTPDFFNKLVDSIAPTVFGHQDIKRAILLMLLGGVHKFTHEGINLRGDINVCIVGDPSCAKSQFLKYTAGIVPRSVYTSGKSSSAAGLTATVAKEPETGEFCIEAGALMLADNGICCIDEFDKMDIRDQVAIHEAMEQQTISITKAGIQATLNARTSILAAANPTGGRYDKSKPLKYNVALPPPILSRFDLVYVMIDDPDDQTDYHIAHHIVRVHQKREEALTPEFTTAQLKRYIAFAKTLKPKLNSDARKLLVESYVALRRGDTAPGSRVAYRMTVRQLEALIRLSEAIARSHLDLQVKPAHVRLAVRLLKTSVISVESSEIDLSDFDQGVANDDGAADQGKIKVSDEYFQRIAQALVMRLRQHEEDVRQSGTGLAGMRQRDLIEWYVRQQDEKNAYSSKEEAEREVTIISAIIEWLITREGHLIVLHDGSQAAEGEGEGEGGGQGEGEGVGQQSKKSRKERILTVNPNYVID, from the exons ATGGAGGCCTACGGAGGATACTTGGTGGATGAGAAGGCGGTGAGGGTAGAGTCCATCTTCGTGGACTTCCTCAAGAACTTCAGGATCGCAGGTGGAGGAGGAGAGGCGTATTACGAGGCGGAGATCGAAGCCATGGCCGCCAACGAATCCAGCACCATGTTCATTGACTTCTCCCACGTTATGGTCTTCAACAATCTCCTCCAGAAAGCCATTTCCGACGAGTTTCTCAG GTTTGAGCCCTATTTGAAGAACGCTTGCAAGACATTCGTGACCCAGCTCCGCCCCAACTTCATCTCCGACGATACAAACAAGGACATCAATGTCGCCTTCTTCAACCTCCCCGTCTCCAAGAG gttGAGGGAATTGACCACTGCAGAAATTGGAAAATTGGTATCGGTGAAAGGTGTGGTGACTCGGACCAGTGAGGTTCGACCAGAGCTTCTCCACGGGACATTCAAGTGCTTGGAGTGCGGAGGCGTCATCAAGAATGTCGAACAACAATTCAAGTACACCGAG CCAACAATCTGTGTCAATGCCACCTGCTCCAATAGAGCAAGGTGGGCGTTGCTTCGGCAAGAGAGCAAATTTGCAGACTGGCAGAGGGTACGAATGCAGGAGACGTCCAAAGAGATACCTGCAGGCTCCCTTCCTAGATCACTGGATGTTATTATCCGCCACGAGATTGTTGAGAAGGCCAGGGCCGGTGACAC GGTCATTTTCACGGGCACAGTGGTTGTCATACCAGACATAATGGCATTGGCCTCCCCTGGAGACAGAGCAGAGTGTTCTCGACAAGCATCCCAGCGCAATGGTTCTATGGCTGGACATGAAGGAGTGAGGGGTCTAAAAGCATTGGGAGTGAGAGACCTCTCCTATCGCCTTGCCTTTATTGCCAACTCAGTTCAG ATTTCTGATGGTAGACAGGATACTGATGTCCGGAATAGAAAGAAGGATGCTGACGACGATGACAACCAGCAGTTCACT gaagaagagaaagacgAAGTTCAAAGAATGAGGAATACCCCTGATTTCTTCAATAAGCTTGTTGATAGCATTGCCCCAACTGTATTTGGCCATCAAGATATCAAGCGTGCAATTCTGCTTATGCTCCTGGGTGGTGTCCACAAGTTTACTCATGAAGGCATCAACTTGAGAGGAGACATCAATGTTTGTATAGTTGGAGACCCCAGTTGTGCAAAATCTCAGTTCCTCAA GTATACGGCAGGAATAGTTCCAAGATCTGTTTACACTTCTGGGAAATCCTCCTCTGCTGCTGGTTTAACTGCAACTGTTGCCAAAGAACCAGAAACAGGAGAATTTTGTATTGAG GCAGGCGCGTTAATGCTTGCTGACAATGGTATTTGTTGCATTGATGAATTTGACAAAATGGACATTAGGGATCAG GTTGCGATTCATGAGGCCATGGAACAACAGACAATAAGCATTACAAAAGCAGGGATACAGGCAACACTGAATGCTCGAACATCAATTCTCGCTGCTGCTAACCCCACAGGCGGCCGTTATGATAAATCTAAACCACTCAAG TATAATGTGGCTCTTCCTCCTCCTATCCTCTCAAGGTTTGATCTGGTATATGTTATGATTGATGACCCAGATGATCAAACTGATTACCACATTGCCCACCACATTGTAAGAGTACATCAAAAGCGCGAAGAGGCACTCACTCCTGAATTCACTACTGCACAGCTGAAACGTTATATTGCATTTGCTAAAACTCTGAAACCTAAG TTAAACTCCGATGCTAGAAAGCTGTTGGTGGAATCTTATGTTGCTCTCAGAAGAGGTGATACTGCTCCTGGTAGTAGAGTTGCTTATCGCATGACAGTTAGGCAACTAGAGGCGTTGATTAGACTATCCGAAGCCATTGCTCGAAGTCATTTAGACCTTCAG GTAAAACCAGCCCATGTCCGTTTAGCAGTGAGATTGCTGAAAACATCAGTGATCAG TGTGGAGTCTAGTGAGATTGATCTGTCCGATTTTGATCAAG GTGTAGCAAATGATGATGGTGCAGCTGACCAAGGAAAGATTAAAGTAAGTGATGAATACTTTCAGAGGATTGCCCAGGCCCTTGTCATGCGTCTTAGACAGCATGAAGAAGATGTTAGGCAAAGCG GGACAGGGCTGGCTGGAATGAGGCAGAGGGATTTGATTGAATGGTATGTGAGACAGCAGGACGAGAAAAATGCTTACAGTTCCAAGGAGGAGGCGGAGCGTGAAGTCACCATAATCAGTGCCATAATAGAG TGGTTGATAACAAGAGAAGGACATCTGATAGTACTACATGACGGTAGTCAAGCAGCAGAAGGCGAGGGTGAAGGCGAAGGTGGAGGTCAAGGTGAAGGCGAAGGTGTAGGGCAACAGTCAAAAAAATCTAGAAAAGAAAGAATATTGACTGTGAATCCCAACTATGTTATAGATTAA
- the LOC103445962 gene encoding transcription factor GTE1 isoform X1 has translation MEPASSSNPDFTSVDGAAVVEGFDHSVDEISAKVDTLEKRVNEVERFYLTTGNPHLPTSKGVAVVKDKQLTASKKQQQDASRREAAATKRMQELMRQFSAMFRQITKLEWAWPFMNPVDVEGLGLHDYYQVIEKPMDLGTIKNRMEAKDGSEYKNVREIYADVRLVFKNAMKYNDEGEDVYVMAQSLLQKFEEKWLKLLPKVVEEETRRADEEAEARRNMQLSQDAAYASTAKDLSNELFEIDVYLRNLRQTVVQKCRKMSSDDKRKLGTALSQLSAEDLSKALEIVAQSNPNFQATAQEVDLDIDAQNECTLWRLKVFVKEALKVQGKSPEAIGGKVQGKISEAIGGNKVAGSKRNREICDTLAKTAVRRTKKISNM, from the exons ATGGAGCCAGCAAGTTCATCAAACCCAGATTTTACAAGTGTTGATGGTGCAGCTGTAGTGGAGGGATTTGATCATTCTGTTGATGAGATTTCTGCAAAGGTCGATACG CTTGAGAAAAGAGTGAATGAGGTGGAACGGTTTTACTTGACTACGGGAAATCCGCATCTACCCACTTCAAAAGGTGTTGCAGTTGTGAAGGATAAACAGCTAACTGCTTCTAAGAAGCAGCAGCAAGATGCATCACGTAGGGAAGCCGCTGCTACAAAGAGAATGCAAGAGCTTATGCGCCAATTTTCTGCAATGTTCCGTCAG ATCACTAAGCTTGAATGGGCGTGGCCCTTTATGAATCCTGTAGATGTTGAAGGTCTGGGATTGCATGACTATTATCAA GTCATTGAGAAGCCCATGGACCTTGGTACCATAAAAAATAGAATGGAAGCCAAGGATGGTAGTGAGTATAAGAATGTCAGGGAGATATATGCTGATGTGAGGCTGGTTTTCAAGAATGCAATGAAATATAATGATGAAGGTGAGGATGTCTATGTGATGGCCCAATCGTTGTTGcaaaaattcgaagaaaaatgGCTAAAGCTTCTGCCTAAAGTTGTTGAAGAG GAAACAAGACGAGCAGACGAGGAAGCAGAGGCACGGCGAAACATGCAACTATCTCAGGATGCTGCATATGCCAGCACAGCTAAGGATCTAAGCAATGAG CTTTTTGAGATTGATGTGTATTTGAGGAACCTTAGACAAACAGTGGTTCAGAAGTGCAG GAAAATGTCTTCGGATGATAAAAGAAAACTCGGGACAGCTCTCTCGCAGTTATCTGCCGAAGATCTCAGCAAGGCTCTAGAAATTGTTGCACAGAGTAACCCCAACTTCCAAGCAACTGCGCAAGAAGTGGATCTTGACATTGATGCTCAG AATGAATGCACATTATGGAGGTTAAAGGTTTTTGTAAAGGAGGCACTAAAAGTTCAGGGGAAAAGTCCCGAAGCCATTGGCGGAAAAGTCCAGGGGAAGATTTCTGAAGCCATTGGCGGCAACAAAGTTGCAGGCTCGAAACGGAATAGAGAGATTTGTGATACTCTTGCGAAGACTGCCGTAAGGAGGACCAAAAAGATCTCCAATATGTGA
- the LOC103445966 gene encoding probable purine permease 4, with the protein MESLVQSSPQNSPKPHNHQHHHHHDHDSPTLTTTTNHHLQQTRTNSSSLFINKTTATQLSNKGSMIKRNKRSMPLLVINYLCLFIGSVSSSLLSKYYFIHKGSSIWVSTWVQCSGFPLLLPFIFIPYYLLHCTQRKPFSHFTPKILVLSVLIGLMLGLNNLLFSWGNSYLPVSTSSLLLSSQLVFNLILSVIIVKQKVTFSNLNCVILLTVSSVLLALGSHHDKPHGLTRSKYFLGFFSTIGAGLLFALYLPVMEKIYSKVYCYAMVIEMQLVMEAAATVFAMAGMALNGGFREMKAESARVYDKGENVYWVTLWCNVVTWQLCFMGTAGMVFLTSSLTGGICMTALIGMNVLGGVLVYGDSFGGVKAVSTFLCGWGFCSYVYGLYMKARDIGEEDGGEGDGDKEGTHQEIEMDVHKLNDSSV; encoded by the coding sequence ATGGAGAGTTTAGTCCAATCTTCACCCCAAAACTCCCCCAAACCCCATAACcaccaacaccaccaccaccatgatCACGACAGCCCCAccctcaccaccaccaccaaccacCACCTCCAACAAACCAGAACCAATTCATCATCATTATTCATCAATAAGACCACAGCAACCCAACTGAGTAACAAAGGCTCGATGATCAAACGCAACAAGCGCTCCATGCCTCTCCTGGTGATCAACTACTTGTGCCTCTTCATTGGATCAGTCTCTTCAAGCCTCCTCTCAAAGTACTATTTCATCCACAAAGGCTCAAGCATTTGGGTGTCCACCTGGGTTCAATGCTCCGGCTTCCCTCTCCTCCTTCCATTTATTTTCATTCCTTATTATCTCCTCCATTGCACACAAAGAAAACCCTTCTCTCACTTCACCCCCAAAATCTTAGTCCTATCAGTTCTCATAGGTCTTATGCTGGGTCTAAACAACCTCCTCTTCTCTTGGGGTAACTCCTATTTACCAGTCTCAACCTCCTCCCTCCTCCTCTCCTCACAACTCGTTTTTAATCTCATCCTCTCTGTGATTATTGTCAAGCAAAAAGTAACTTTCTCAAATCTCAACTGTGTTATCCTCCTAACCGTAAGCTCAGTCCTTCTGGCCTTGGGGTCCCACCATGACAAGCCACATGGCCTTACACGTAGCAAGTATTTCCTAGGGTTCTTCTCAACAATCGGGGCAGGCTTGTTGTTTGCTCTGTACCTCCCGGTCATGGAGAAGATATACAGCAAGGTTTACTGCTACGCCATGGTGATCGAAATGCAGCTGGTAATGGAGGCTGCGGCCACGGTGTTCGCCATGGCAGGGATGGCCTTGAACGGCGGGTTTCGTGAGATGAAGGCAGAGAGCGCGAGGGTGTATGACAAAGGAGAAAACGTGTATTGGGTGACTCTGTGGTGCAACGTTGTGACGTGGCAGCTTTGCTTCATGGGGACAGCTGGCATGGTGTTCTTGACCTCTTCGTTGACGGGTGGGATTTGTATGACGGCGCTGATAGGGATGAACGTGTTGGGAGGGGTTCTGGTGTATGGGGATTCGTTTGGGGGTGTGAAGGCGGTTTCCACTTTCTTGTGTGGGTGGGGTTTCTGTTCTTATGTGTACGGCCTTTACATGAAGGCTAGAGATATTGGGGAAgaagatggtggtgaaggagATGGAGACAAAGAAGGAACCCACCAAGAGATAGAGATGGATGTGCATAAATTAAATGATAGTAGTGTTTGA
- the LOC103445962 gene encoding transcription factor GTE1 isoform X2 has protein sequence MEPASSSNPDFTSVDGAAVVEGFDHSVDEISAKVDTLEKRVNEVERFYLTTGNPHLPTSKGVAVVKDKQLTASKKQQQDASRREAAATKRMQELMRQFSAMFRQVIEKPMDLGTIKNRMEAKDGSEYKNVREIYADVRLVFKNAMKYNDEGEDVYVMAQSLLQKFEEKWLKLLPKVVEEETRRADEEAEARRNMQLSQDAAYASTAKDLSNELFEIDVYLRNLRQTVVQKCRKMSSDDKRKLGTALSQLSAEDLSKALEIVAQSNPNFQATAQEVDLDIDAQNECTLWRLKVFVKEALKVQGKSPEAIGGKVQGKISEAIGGNKVAGSKRNREICDTLAKTAVRRTKKISNM, from the exons ATGGAGCCAGCAAGTTCATCAAACCCAGATTTTACAAGTGTTGATGGTGCAGCTGTAGTGGAGGGATTTGATCATTCTGTTGATGAGATTTCTGCAAAGGTCGATACG CTTGAGAAAAGAGTGAATGAGGTGGAACGGTTTTACTTGACTACGGGAAATCCGCATCTACCCACTTCAAAAGGTGTTGCAGTTGTGAAGGATAAACAGCTAACTGCTTCTAAGAAGCAGCAGCAAGATGCATCACGTAGGGAAGCCGCTGCTACAAAGAGAATGCAAGAGCTTATGCGCCAATTTTCTGCAATGTTCCGTCAG GTCATTGAGAAGCCCATGGACCTTGGTACCATAAAAAATAGAATGGAAGCCAAGGATGGTAGTGAGTATAAGAATGTCAGGGAGATATATGCTGATGTGAGGCTGGTTTTCAAGAATGCAATGAAATATAATGATGAAGGTGAGGATGTCTATGTGATGGCCCAATCGTTGTTGcaaaaattcgaagaaaaatgGCTAAAGCTTCTGCCTAAAGTTGTTGAAGAG GAAACAAGACGAGCAGACGAGGAAGCAGAGGCACGGCGAAACATGCAACTATCTCAGGATGCTGCATATGCCAGCACAGCTAAGGATCTAAGCAATGAG CTTTTTGAGATTGATGTGTATTTGAGGAACCTTAGACAAACAGTGGTTCAGAAGTGCAG GAAAATGTCTTCGGATGATAAAAGAAAACTCGGGACAGCTCTCTCGCAGTTATCTGCCGAAGATCTCAGCAAGGCTCTAGAAATTGTTGCACAGAGTAACCCCAACTTCCAAGCAACTGCGCAAGAAGTGGATCTTGACATTGATGCTCAG AATGAATGCACATTATGGAGGTTAAAGGTTTTTGTAAAGGAGGCACTAAAAGTTCAGGGGAAAAGTCCCGAAGCCATTGGCGGAAAAGTCCAGGGGAAGATTTCTGAAGCCATTGGCGGCAACAAAGTTGCAGGCTCGAAACGGAATAGAGAGATTTGTGATACTCTTGCGAAGACTGCCGTAAGGAGGACCAAAAAGATCTCCAATATGTGA